The following proteins come from a genomic window of Athalia rosae chromosome 1, iyAthRosa1.1, whole genome shotgun sequence:
- the LOC105686026 gene encoding solute carrier family 35 member E1 homolog: MVMADRRDSREVLTILFLCILWYVVSSSNNVIGKMLLSEFPFPMTVTMVQLTSITIYSGPFFNLWGVRKYANDIPWRYYFRLIVPLALGKFFASVFGHVSIWKVPVSYAHTVKATMPFFTVVLSRIILREKQTAKVYFSLVPIIGGVAIATLTELSFDMTGLLSALISTMGFSLQNIFSKKVLHDTGIHHLRLLHILGRLALFMFLPVWLIYDFRSLLHNPVTGSNVEVSSKVLMLLFTDGILNWLQNIIAFSVLSIVTPLTYAVASASKRIFVIAVSLFVLGNPVTGLNILGMTMAILGVLCYNKAKYDQRQLLKKETLLPKYTFPVQNGNTPFMVNGWANDKHQLHAV; this comes from the exons ATGGTGATGGCTGATAGACGGGACAGCCGTGAGGTTTTAACGATATTATTCCTCTGTATTTTGTGGTATGTGGTGTCAAGCAGCAATAATGTGATCGGGAAAATGCTGCTTTCCGAGTTTCCGTTCCCGATGACGGTTACCATGGTACAGTTGACCTCAATAACGATTTACTCTGGACCATTCTTCAATTTATGGGGTGTCCGAAAATACGCGAATGACATACCATGGCGCTATTATTTCCGACTCATCGTACCCTTGGCGctcggaaaattcttcgctTCTGTTTTCGGTCACGTCAGTATATGGAAAGTTCCAGTCTCCTATGCACACACTG TGAAGGCTACAATGCCCTTCTTTACGGTGGTCCTTTCAAGGATAATTCTCCGGGAAAAACAGACAGCAAAGGTCTATTTCAGCCTGGTGCCAATCATTGGAGGAGTAGCCATTGCGACTCTCACCGAACTAAGCTTTGACATGACAGGACTGCTCAGTGCACTGATCTCCACAATGGGTTTCTCGTTGCAAAATATCTTCTCAAAAAAG GTGCTACACGACACAGGAATTCACCACTTGAGACTCTTACACATACTTGGAAGACTGGCTTTATTCATGTTTTTGCCAGTGTGGTTGATTTATGACTTCAGAAGCTTATTGCACAATCCCGTGACGGGCTCTAATGTAGAAGTCAGTTCCAAAGTTTTGATGCTTTTATTTACAGATGGTATTCTGAACTGGCTTCAAAATATCATTGCGTTTTCAGTATTATCAATCGTGACACCACTTACTTATGCAGTAGCTAGTGCCAGCAAAAGAATATTCGTGATTGCAGTAAGTCTTTTTGTGCTCGGCAATCCTGTGACAGGATTAAACATTTTAGGAATGACAATGGCCATATTGGGTGTGCTCTGTTATAACAAAGCAAAATACGATCAGAggcaattgttgaaaaaagagacgTTACTACCAAAATACACTTTTCCAGTCCAAAATGGAAATACCCCATTCATGGTGAATGGTTGGGCAAATGATAAGCATCAATTGCATGCAGTTTAG
- the LOC105686024 gene encoding glutamate receptor-interacting protein 2 isoform X1, which yields MFSSLRLATMRSHKSRARPGSVATSASSESTRPEEIGQQQFYPSNFLVLDESEGSSPLPSSVSSKVAQVRVEREGGSLGVTLRGGVARALVVTGVRADGPAAREGRVRPGDRLLAVDETELRGLTLAEAQRALRRSSDALVASLTIEYDVANMEEARAATSGPLLVQLERGFSGELGLTVRETPNGVCIESLRPASTADRCGALQPGDRLLAVDEMPVQDAVSAAKLLRNVAENCRIARLQILPRPPSASSRTVKRRAQPQAQQSSSQTLYTKESLTAVLRPDHRGLGLSLRPAEDRLTYIVDLLEAGGPAERSGVLLPGDKVLAINRRILRDLQPTEVAALLEASQVELVTEYKVGGAVVPSSGVFTVRVARPLGGQPDLGLTVNEDLAIAEVRRGSLAHRTGSLAPGDRLLAIDGQKLDPGDLRQAAQLLHRPGSSVVALTIRKPDTATDTRESSIGNDTVQPQYTGGNLRSARESLPSVDSAVDSWGDVGEGVGPGPELLRLWETASVDSGQLDLSMPPYPGSPGRNGTENRSQQIVHVCLHKDPVYEDFGFSVSDGLYERGVYINRLRPGGPCDGILRPFDRILRVNEASTEDCDCCLAVPLIAAAGPRLDLTVARPLSPQNITKTL from the exons ATGTTCAGTTCATTAAGATTAGCAACCATGCGCTCGCACAAAAGTCGAGCAAGGCCTGGAAGTGTTGCGACTTCAGCAAGCTCTGAATCTACACGTCCAGAGGAAATTGGTCAGCAGCAATTCTATCCCAGTAACTTCCTGGTTCTCGATGAAAGTGAAGGATCGAGCCCACTCCCTTCCAGCGTATCATCTAAGGTAGCTCAAGTCAGGGTTGAGCGAGAAGGAGGTAGCTTAGGAGTTACATTACGAGGCGGAGTTGCCAGAGCTTTAGTCGTGACGGGAGTTCGAGCAGATGGGCCTGCTGCGAGAGAAGGTAGAGTAAGACCAGGTGATCGCCTACTGGCAGTTGATGAGACCGAGCTCAGGGGTTTGACGTTAGCAGAGGCACAAAGAGCTTTGAGACGAAGCTCTGATGCTCTGGTTGCTTCACTGACTATAGAGTATGATGTTGCTAATATGGAAGAAGCTCGAGCCGCCACTTCCGGACCACTTCTCGTCCAGCTTGAGCGTGGATTCTCTG GAGAACTTGGCCTAACTGTCAGAGAGACTCCTAATGGGGTGTGTATCGAAAGTTTGAGGCCAGCTAGCACTGCTGATCGATGTGGAGCTCTTCAGCCAGGTGATCGTTTATTGGCAGTAGATGAAATGCCGGTTCAAGATGCAGTTTCAGCGGCCAAATTGCTCCGTAATGTTGCAGAAAATTGCCGGATAGCTAGGCTTCAAATTCTACCCAGACCACCTAGCGCATCATCTAGGACAGTAAAGAGAAGAGCCCAACCGCAAGCTCAACAAAGTTCTTCTCAGACTTTATATACTAAAGAAAGTTTAACTGCGGTGCTAAGACCTGATCATAGAGGTCTTGGGTTATCTTTAAGACCAGCAGAAGACCGCCTCACATACATTGTAGATTTATTAGAAGCTGGAGGTCCTGCGGAGCGAAGTGGCGTTCTTTTACCTGGGGACAAGGTTCTTGCCATTAATCGAAGAATACTACGAGACTTACAGCCCACAGAAGTTGCAGCTCTTCTCGAAGCTTCTCAG GTCGAGCTGGTAACAGAATACAAAGTTGGAGGAGCTGTGGTTCCCAGCTCTGGGGTTTTCACAGTAAGAGTAGCGAGACCACTGGGTGGGCAGCCCGATTTAGGACTGACGGTAAATGAAGATTTAGCTATAGCCGAAGTTCGTCGAGGATCGCTAGCTCATCGAACAGGGAGTCTGGCACCTGGTGATAGACTTTTAGCAATCGATGGCCAAAAGTTAGATCCAGGAGACCTGCGACAAGCTGCTCAATTATTACACAGACCTGGAAGTTCCGTGGTAGCTCTCACAATTAGAAAGCCAGACACAGCTACAGATACAAG GGAGTCGAGTATAGGAAATGATACGGTGCAGCCTCAGTATACAGGAGGCAATCTCAGATCCGCTCGAGAGAGCCTTCCCAGTGTTGACAGTGCCGTAGACTCATGGGGGGATGTCGGTGAAGGTGTCGGTCCTGGCCCAGAACTCCTACGGCTCTGGGAAACGGCTTCAGTAGACAGTGGTCAACTGGATTTATCTATGCCACCATATCCAgg ATCCCCTGGGAGAAATGGCACTGAAAATAGATCTCAGCAAATAGTTCATGTTTGCCTTCATAAAGACCCTGTGTACGAGGATTTTGGATTCTCCGTTTCAGATGGTTTGTATGAACGTGGTGTCTATATCAACAGGCTGCGGCCTGGTGGGCCGTGCGACGGTATTTTAAGACCGTTCGACCGTATTCTACGGGTTAACGAAGCAAGTACAGAAGACTGCGACTGTTGTCTGGCTGTTCCATTGATTGCTGCTGCTGGACCTCGTTTGGATCTCACAGTTGCGAGACCCCTTTCTCCACAAAATATCACAAAAACACTATAG
- the LOC105686024 gene encoding glutamate receptor-interacting protein 2 isoform X2, with protein MFSSLRLATMRSHKSRARPGSVATSASSESTRPEEIGQQQFYPSNFLVLDESEGSSPLPSSVSSKVAQVRVEREGGSLGVTLRGGVARALVVTGVRADGPAAREGRVRPGDRLLAVDETELRGLTLAEAQRALRRSSDALVASLTIEYDVANMEEARAATSGPLLVQLERGFSGELGLTVRETPNGVCIESLRPASTADRCGALQPGDRLLAVDEMPVQDAVSAAKLLRNVAENCRIARLQILPRPPSASSRTVKRRAQPQAQQSSSQTLYTKESLTAVLRPDHRGLGLSLRPAEDRLTYIVDLLEAGGPAERSGVLLPGDKVLAINRRILRDLQPTEVAALLEASQVELVTEYKVGGAVVPSSGVFTVRVARPLGGQPDLGLTVNEDLAIAEVRRGSLAHRTGSLAPGDRLLAIDGQKLDPGDLRQAAQLLHRPGSSVVALTIRKPDTATDTRESSIGNDTVQPQYTGGNLRSARESLPSVDSAVDSWGDVGEGVGPGPELLRLWETASVDSGQLDLSMPPYPGWFV; from the exons ATGTTCAGTTCATTAAGATTAGCAACCATGCGCTCGCACAAAAGTCGAGCAAGGCCTGGAAGTGTTGCGACTTCAGCAAGCTCTGAATCTACACGTCCAGAGGAAATTGGTCAGCAGCAATTCTATCCCAGTAACTTCCTGGTTCTCGATGAAAGTGAAGGATCGAGCCCACTCCCTTCCAGCGTATCATCTAAGGTAGCTCAAGTCAGGGTTGAGCGAGAAGGAGGTAGCTTAGGAGTTACATTACGAGGCGGAGTTGCCAGAGCTTTAGTCGTGACGGGAGTTCGAGCAGATGGGCCTGCTGCGAGAGAAGGTAGAGTAAGACCAGGTGATCGCCTACTGGCAGTTGATGAGACCGAGCTCAGGGGTTTGACGTTAGCAGAGGCACAAAGAGCTTTGAGACGAAGCTCTGATGCTCTGGTTGCTTCACTGACTATAGAGTATGATGTTGCTAATATGGAAGAAGCTCGAGCCGCCACTTCCGGACCACTTCTCGTCCAGCTTGAGCGTGGATTCTCTG GAGAACTTGGCCTAACTGTCAGAGAGACTCCTAATGGGGTGTGTATCGAAAGTTTGAGGCCAGCTAGCACTGCTGATCGATGTGGAGCTCTTCAGCCAGGTGATCGTTTATTGGCAGTAGATGAAATGCCGGTTCAAGATGCAGTTTCAGCGGCCAAATTGCTCCGTAATGTTGCAGAAAATTGCCGGATAGCTAGGCTTCAAATTCTACCCAGACCACCTAGCGCATCATCTAGGACAGTAAAGAGAAGAGCCCAACCGCAAGCTCAACAAAGTTCTTCTCAGACTTTATATACTAAAGAAAGTTTAACTGCGGTGCTAAGACCTGATCATAGAGGTCTTGGGTTATCTTTAAGACCAGCAGAAGACCGCCTCACATACATTGTAGATTTATTAGAAGCTGGAGGTCCTGCGGAGCGAAGTGGCGTTCTTTTACCTGGGGACAAGGTTCTTGCCATTAATCGAAGAATACTACGAGACTTACAGCCCACAGAAGTTGCAGCTCTTCTCGAAGCTTCTCAG GTCGAGCTGGTAACAGAATACAAAGTTGGAGGAGCTGTGGTTCCCAGCTCTGGGGTTTTCACAGTAAGAGTAGCGAGACCACTGGGTGGGCAGCCCGATTTAGGACTGACGGTAAATGAAGATTTAGCTATAGCCGAAGTTCGTCGAGGATCGCTAGCTCATCGAACAGGGAGTCTGGCACCTGGTGATAGACTTTTAGCAATCGATGGCCAAAAGTTAGATCCAGGAGACCTGCGACAAGCTGCTCAATTATTACACAGACCTGGAAGTTCCGTGGTAGCTCTCACAATTAGAAAGCCAGACACAGCTACAGATACAAG GGAGTCGAGTATAGGAAATGATACGGTGCAGCCTCAGTATACAGGAGGCAATCTCAGATCCGCTCGAGAGAGCCTTCCCAGTGTTGACAGTGCCGTAGACTCATGGGGGGATGTCGGTGAAGGTGTCGGTCCTGGCCCAGAACTCCTACGGCTCTGGGAAACGGCTTCAGTAGACAGTGGTCAACTGGATTTATCTATGCCACCATATCCAgg ATGGTTTGTATGA